A single window of Flagellimonas maritima DNA harbors:
- a CDS encoding serine hydrolase domain-containing protein, which translates to MKAPKILFILFFLFIFPFAQSQLSEKEEKQINSIFAEWNKTNEPGMAAGLLYGEQIQYLKGFGTANLQTKKAIDPRTKFQIDHLSRQFTILSVLLLEEMGKLSLDDPIQKYIPELPSYQHKLTIQHLVNHSSGLNDYDILKLLLGKEENNIFTHEDAMHLISTQNTLNFIPGTQFSYLTSKTETTLLAEIIAKASGESLAVFASKNIFTPLQMTNTIFLEDYNNILQNVAYSYQSENEIFKKKILNLSNIGPTNLYTSAEDLLLWYKKLTQVLDKTSTLDNLIKELDRPVRLNDGSTYNSSWGQMTLGRSFYHLERGLPTYWQYGRVGGYGTNVFRFPQQNLTSFVMGNNDSYNGMPAMMMAVHFLEDKFPQPREVDLTKIKSRKITTSELKKYEGYYWNAERALARRFFIEADTLRYSRPEQDIGLATVPLDKQNSFQLKVESDDIIVFTFSEENGEVVYDIKSGIGTPYRYKKYNPIKYSLNELKQFTGNFYIKALNCVYSFNIEKDSLTLHGPGNQIVSFFPVTKDIFRSNAIQFGSVTFKRNSEEKIIGFQIDTDGIQKLFLTKIID; encoded by the coding sequence ATGAAGGCTCCCAAAATACTATTTATACTGTTTTTTCTATTCATCTTCCCATTCGCTCAATCACAACTTTCCGAGAAGGAAGAAAAACAAATAAACAGCATTTTTGCTGAATGGAATAAAACCAACGAGCCTGGTATGGCCGCTGGTCTTTTATATGGTGAACAGATACAATATTTGAAAGGTTTTGGTACTGCCAATTTACAAACGAAAAAGGCTATCGACCCTAGAACCAAATTTCAAATAGATCATCTATCCAGACAGTTTACAATACTGTCTGTTCTTCTCCTTGAGGAAATGGGAAAATTAAGTTTGGACGACCCAATCCAAAAATATATTCCAGAACTACCAAGCTACCAGCACAAACTTACTATACAACACTTGGTAAACCACTCCAGTGGTCTAAACGATTATGATATATTAAAATTACTCTTGGGCAAAGAAGAAAACAACATTTTCACCCATGAAGATGCAATGCATCTGATAAGCACGCAAAACACATTAAATTTTATTCCCGGTACACAATTCTCGTATTTAACTTCAAAAACGGAAACCACTCTTTTAGCTGAAATCATTGCCAAAGCATCCGGTGAATCTTTAGCGGTCTTTGCATCAAAGAATATTTTTACCCCTTTGCAAATGACCAATACCATTTTTCTTGAAGATTATAATAATATTTTGCAAAACGTAGCCTATTCCTATCAATCCGAAAATGAAATCTTTAAAAAGAAAATATTGAATTTAAGTAATATTGGCCCTACTAATTTATATACTTCCGCAGAAGATTTACTCTTATGGTACAAGAAGCTTACTCAAGTATTGGACAAAACTTCAACATTGGATAATCTCATAAAAGAATTGGATAGACCAGTTAGGTTGAATGATGGTTCCACTTATAATTCATCTTGGGGGCAAATGACTTTGGGAAGGTCTTTCTATCATCTAGAAAGAGGTTTACCTACATACTGGCAGTATGGACGGGTAGGCGGTTATGGAACTAATGTATTTAGGTTTCCGCAGCAGAATCTTACTTCTTTTGTAATGGGCAATAATGACAGCTATAATGGAATGCCAGCAATGATGATGGCAGTTCATTTTCTAGAAGATAAGTTTCCCCAGCCAAGGGAAGTTGATTTGACCAAAATAAAATCCAGAAAAATAACCACTTCCGAGCTGAAAAAATACGAAGGATATTACTGGAACGCCGAACGTGCATTGGCACGAAGATTTTTTATTGAAGCAGATACATTAAGATATTCAAGACCTGAACAAGATATAGGACTTGCAACTGTACCACTCGATAAACAAAATAGTTTTCAATTAAAAGTGGAAAGTGACGATATTATTGTCTTTACATTTTCTGAGGAAAATGGCGAGGTAGTATATGATATTAAATCAGGAATTGGTACTCCTTACAGGTACAAAAAATATAACCCTATAAAGTATTCTTTAAATGAACTCAAACAATTTACCGGAAACTTTTATATCAAAGCATTGAACTGTGTTTATAGTTTTAATATTGAAAAAGATTCCCTTACTTTACATGGACCCGGAAATCAAATAGTTTCTTTTTTTCCAGTTACAAAGGATATTTTCAGAAGTAATGCTATCCAATTTGGCAGCGTCACTTTCAAAAGAAATTCAGAAGAAAAAATAATTGGTTTTCAAATTGATACTGACGGAATTCAAAAACTCTTCCTTACAAAAATTATCGATTAA
- a CDS encoding nuclear transport factor 2 family protein — protein sequence MKNTITAMLLFTGILFTYSQSEIENINKTLYDYIEGTANGEPDRLKNAFDKNFNLYFVKNDSLNIWSGRKYIDNIKPGQKSNSIGRVLSIDFEGDAAVAKIEILMPGPKRIYTDYLMLLKVNGSWKIIHKSFTFKNYHE from the coding sequence ATGAAAAATACAATTACAGCAATGCTATTATTTACAGGAATACTTTTTACGTATTCCCAATCTGAAATAGAAAATATCAATAAAACATTATACGACTATATTGAAGGTACAGCTAATGGTGAACCTGATAGATTAAAAAATGCTTTTGATAAAAATTTCAATTTATATTTTGTTAAAAATGATTCTCTCAATATATGGTCCGGGAGAAAATACATAGACAATATTAAACCTGGTCAAAAAAGTAATAGTATTGGCAGGGTGCTTTCCATAGATTTTGAAGGTGACGCAGCAGTTGCTAAAATTGAAATCCTAATGCCTGGACCAAAACGAATTTATACGGATTATCTAATGCTTTTGAAAGTGAATGGCAGCTGGAAAATAATTCATAAATCATTTACTTTTAAAAACTATCATGAATGA
- a CDS encoding type 1 glutamine amidotransferase domain-containing protein, translating to MEKCLHFAENKLAMKSTLLIILLLIIASGCDSKVTKQEELKNSKKVQNSSLQRDSVLFIVSNQHTYGDTDINTSNHFAEIVLAFDVLKKEGYIIDFVSPEGGAIPIGYLNTSDSIQKEYLYDFEFMKLLKHTKKPKEIESFKYAAVYYGGGGAAMFGVPENREIQQISASIYEKDGIVAAICHGTAGLVHLKTSDGKYIYKNKKVNGFPDAFENIEAEYYKQFPFSIEQIIEERGGDFVYSKDGWDNYTITDGRLITGQDPTAAASVAKKISNALKNRKK from the coding sequence TTGGAAAAGTGTTTGCATTTTGCCGAAAACAAATTGGCAATGAAAAGTACACTTTTAATCATTTTACTATTGATTATAGCCTCTGGTTGTGATTCTAAAGTCACAAAACAGGAAGAACTAAAAAACTCAAAAAAAGTTCAAAATTCAAGTTTACAAAGAGACAGTGTATTATTCATTGTTTCCAATCAACATACATATGGAGATACGGATATCAATACTTCCAATCACTTTGCAGAAATAGTTTTGGCCTTTGATGTCCTTAAAAAAGAAGGATATATTATAGATTTTGTAAGTCCAGAAGGAGGTGCCATCCCAATAGGTTACCTCAACACTTCAGATTCAATTCAAAAAGAATATTTGTACGACTTCGAATTTATGAAACTACTGAAGCATACAAAAAAACCAAAAGAAATAGAATCCTTTAAGTATGCAGCTGTTTATTACGGAGGAGGGGGAGCTGCCATGTTCGGTGTGCCAGAGAACAGGGAAATACAACAAATCTCAGCGAGCATCTATGAAAAAGATGGAATAGTAGCAGCAATATGCCATGGTACAGCTGGGCTGGTACACTTAAAAACCTCTGACGGAAAATATATCTATAAAAACAAAAAGGTAAACGGATTTCCTGATGCTTTTGAGAATATAGAAGCGGAGTATTACAAACAATTTCCTTTTTCTATTGAACAAATTATTGAAGAACGTGGAGGTGATTTTGTGTATTCTAAAGATGGTTGGGACAATTACACTATTACTGATGGAAGGTTAATAACTGGACAGGACCCAACAGCTGCAGCATCCGTGGCCAAAAAAATAAGTAACGCTCTAAAAAACAGAAAAAAATGA
- a CDS encoding helix-turn-helix domain-containing protein translates to MELNKTLLFFFSALGAFNGLILGLYFLWFAKPKHIATKFLGVLLLMMSIRIGKSVVFYFKPDLAFIYLQLGLSACFFIGPFLYFYIKSVVDVKSRITKTWKYHILILLPVIIIVGYIYPFETNIDLWRPYIIYGIYTQWFFYIVASGWILRHTIKTVVQKPRKSNSFQIWVLSVFGGNLIIWSAYYFTSFTFYLVGALTFSFLFYLLSLLLFLNRKKNGVFFMQPQKYADKKIETSQAKNLFEKLDILMKENELYKNANLKSSDVAKRLKISVHQLSQLLNDNAEKSFPIFINEYRIEKAQQMLASNRHLTLETIGYECGFNSKSTFYSSFKKIIGTTPAKYKEQLQGRNL, encoded by the coding sequence ATGGAGTTAAATAAAACTCTTCTTTTCTTTTTTAGTGCATTGGGAGCATTTAATGGCTTAATCCTTGGTTTATATTTTCTTTGGTTTGCCAAACCAAAACATATCGCTACCAAGTTTCTCGGGGTTTTATTACTAATGATGAGCATTCGGATTGGAAAATCCGTTGTTTTTTATTTTAAACCCGATTTGGCTTTTATCTACTTACAGCTTGGCCTTTCTGCCTGTTTCTTTATTGGTCCATTTCTTTATTTCTATATAAAATCTGTAGTCGATGTCAAGAGCCGTATTACAAAAACCTGGAAGTATCATATTTTAATTCTCTTGCCCGTAATCATCATTGTAGGCTACATATATCCTTTTGAAACGAATATAGATCTTTGGAGACCTTATATTATTTATGGAATTTATACGCAATGGTTTTTTTACATCGTTGCATCCGGTTGGATATTGAGGCACACCATAAAGACCGTAGTACAAAAACCAAGAAAGTCAAACTCATTTCAAATATGGGTTTTAAGTGTTTTTGGGGGCAACCTGATTATTTGGTCAGCATACTACTTTACCAGTTTTACATTTTATCTGGTCGGGGCACTTACCTTTTCGTTTCTTTTCTATCTGCTCTCGCTCCTACTTTTTTTAAACCGAAAAAAAAATGGTGTCTTTTTTATGCAACCCCAAAAGTATGCAGATAAAAAAATTGAAACTTCCCAAGCAAAAAATCTATTTGAAAAATTGGATATTCTCATGAAAGAAAATGAGCTTTATAAAAATGCCAATTTAAAATCTTCTGATGTTGCAAAGAGATTAAAAATTTCAGTTCATCAATTATCCCAGTTGTTGAATGATAATGCTGAAAAAAGTTTTCCGATTTTTATAAATGAATATCGGATTGAAAAAGCACAGCAGATGTTGGCTTCAAATAGGCACCTTACCCTAGAAACAATTGGCTATGAATGCGGGTTTAATTCAAAATCAACATTTTATTCTTCTTTTAAAAAAATAATAGGTACCACGCCTGCAAAATATAAAGAACAATTGCAAGGTAGAAATTTATAA
- a CDS encoding leishmanolysin-related zinc metalloendopeptidase yields the protein MSFTIEVRFLGGLTQGQQTIFDDAASRWAEIITGDLPPVQLANGDIIENVRIDAQGTTIDGASGILGQAGPTQLRSGSFLPATGIMRFDTADLARLEAENSLVDVIIHEMGHVLGFGTLWSTQFLNLISGEGSENPTFTGINAIREYRFLTGDDSPDSVPVANTGGQGTRDGHWRESTFNNELMTGFINDGINPVSKLSVAAFEDMGYIVDYNAANDYSLPDLTQLTLKELNENNQCKMCSRTILRCNPIILPETAYIN from the coding sequence ATGAGCTTTACTATAGAAGTACGATTTTTAGGTGGATTAACACAAGGGCAACAGACTATTTTTGACGATGCAGCCAGCAGATGGGCAGAAATTATTACAGGTGATTTGCCACCAGTACAATTAGCAAATGGTGATATTATTGAAAATGTACGTATTGATGCCCAAGGAACCACTATCGATGGAGCTTCAGGAATTTTAGGCCAAGCTGGGCCAACACAATTAAGATCGGGAAGTTTTCTCCCCGCGACAGGCATCATGAGGTTTGATACAGCCGATCTGGCACGACTGGAAGCTGAAAACAGTTTGGTAGATGTTATTATTCATGAAATGGGACACGTACTTGGTTTTGGTACGCTTTGGTCTACTCAGTTTTTAAATTTAATATCTGGGGAAGGTTCAGAAAATCCAACATTTACTGGAATCAATGCCATACGCGAATATAGATTTCTAACAGGTGACGATAGCCCAGATTCAGTACCCGTTGCAAATACTGGCGGACAAGGAACAAGGGATGGGCATTGGAGAGAATCAACGTTCAATAATGAACTTATGACCGGTTTTATAAACGATGGCATCAATCCGGTTAGCAAATTGTCTGTAGCTGCTTTTGAGGACATGGGCTACATTGTGGATTATAACGCTGCCAATGATTATTCATTACCGGATTTGACACAATTAACATTAAAAGAGTTGAATGAGAACAATCAATGTAAAATGTGCAGTCGCACTATTTTAAGATGTAATCCTATAATACTCCCAGAAACTGCTTATATTAACTAA
- a CDS encoding sigma-70 family RNA polymerase sigma factor: MRQLKITKQVTNRETASLDKYLQEIGKVDLITADEEVELAQRIKAGDQIALEKLTKANLRFVVSVAKQYQNQGLTLPDLINEGNLGLIKAAQRFDETRGFKFISYAVWWIRQSILQALAEQSRIVRLPLNKIGSINKINKTFAFLEQAHERIPSAEEIAKELDMTVEDVKQSLKNSGRHVSMDAPLIDGEDSNLYDVLRSGESPNPDKDLLHESLRTEIERALETLTPREADVIRLYFGLAGQHSMTLEEIGETFDLTRERVRQIKEKAIRRLKHTSRSKILKTYLG, from the coding sequence ATGAGACAGTTAAAAATTACAAAACAGGTTACCAATAGGGAAACTGCATCGTTGGACAAATATTTACAGGAAATTGGCAAGGTTGATTTAATAACTGCCGATGAAGAAGTAGAATTGGCACAGCGAATAAAAGCGGGAGACCAGATAGCCTTGGAAAAATTAACTAAAGCCAACCTCAGGTTTGTGGTTTCTGTTGCAAAACAATATCAAAACCAAGGACTAACACTTCCAGATTTGATTAATGAAGGAAATCTAGGATTAATAAAAGCGGCACAGCGTTTTGATGAGACCCGTGGGTTTAAATTTATATCCTATGCCGTTTGGTGGATTCGTCAATCCATTCTTCAAGCACTGGCAGAACAATCCCGTATTGTTCGTTTGCCCTTGAACAAGATTGGTTCCATCAATAAAATAAATAAGACTTTCGCCTTTTTGGAGCAAGCACACGAACGCATCCCATCTGCGGAAGAAATTGCCAAAGAATTGGATATGACCGTTGAGGACGTTAAGCAATCGTTGAAAAACTCAGGTCGTCATGTATCTATGGACGCACCTTTAATTGATGGTGAAGATTCCAACTTATATGACGTGTTGCGCAGTGGTGAATCTCCAAATCCGGATAAGGATTTATTGCATGAATCACTTCGTACAGAAATTGAGCGTGCACTGGAAACCTTGACTCCAAGAGAAGCAGATGTTATCCGCCTATATTTTGGTTTGGCAGGCCAGCATTCCATGACTCTGGAAGAAATTGGTGAAACTTTTGATTTGACAAGAGAGCGTGTCCGCCAGATAAAAGAAAAAGCGATTAGAAGACTAAAACATACTTCGAGAAGTAAAATATTAAAGACGTATTTGGGGTAA
- a CDS encoding polyribonucleotide nucleotidyltransferase produces MIPKTFKEVIDLGDGREISIETGKLAKQAHGSVVVQSGNCMLLCTVVSNYKQSDVDFLPLTVDYREKFAAAGRYPGGFFKREARPSDGEVLTMRLVDRVLRPLFPKDYHAETQVMIQLMSHDEDVMPDAMAGLAASAAIQLSDFPFECAISEARVGRVNGEFIINPTRAQLKESDIDMMIGASADSVMMVEGEMDEISEEEMTEAIKFAHEAIKIQCAAQIKLAEAFGKKEVREYDPEREDEELAKKVHDLAYDKVYAVAKAGSAKHERSAAFDNIKEEIKASFSEEELDDFGDLVSKYFYKAEKAAVRDLTLNDGLRLDGRKTDEIRPIWCEIDYLPSVHGSSIFTRGETQALATVTLGTSREANKVDMPSYEGEETFYLHYNFPPFSTGEARPIRGTSRREVGHGNLAQRALKGMIPEDCPYTVRVVSEVLESNGSSSMATVCSGTMALMDAGIQLKKPVSGIAMGLISDADSGNYAVLSDILGDEDHLGDMDFKVTGTADGITACQMDIKVKGLSYEILVKALMQAKEGRLHILEKLTDTIDAPRADVKSYAPKIVTKIIPGEYIGAVIGSGGKVIQELQKETNTTIVINEDPDTEEGIVEILGTGQEGIDAVIAKIEALMFKPEVGSVYEVKVIKMLDFGAVVEYVDAPGNEVLLHVSELAWERTENVSDVVNMGDVFDVKYFGLDPRTRKEKVSRKALLPKPEGYVERPPRNDRGGDRRGGGDRRGGNRDRKPRRD; encoded by the coding sequence ATGATTCCAAAAACTTTTAAAGAGGTCATTGACCTTGGTGACGGTAGGGAGATTTCCATCGAAACCGGAAAATTGGCAAAACAGGCCCATGGTTCTGTTGTAGTTCAATCCGGCAACTGTATGTTGCTATGTACAGTTGTTTCAAACTATAAACAAAGTGATGTTGATTTTTTACCGTTAACGGTAGACTACCGTGAAAAATTTGCCGCTGCCGGGCGTTATCCCGGTGGTTTTTTTAAACGTGAAGCCAGGCCTAGCGATGGTGAAGTCTTGACCATGCGATTGGTAGACCGTGTTCTTCGTCCTTTATTTCCAAAAGACTACCATGCTGAAACTCAGGTTATGATTCAGCTTATGTCCCATGACGAAGACGTTATGCCAGATGCAATGGCAGGACTTGCCGCTTCAGCAGCAATCCAACTTTCAGATTTTCCATTTGAATGTGCAATTTCTGAAGCAAGAGTGGGTCGTGTAAATGGCGAATTCATCATTAACCCAACCAGAGCCCAATTAAAAGAATCTGACATTGATATGATGATCGGTGCTTCTGCTGATTCTGTAATGATGGTTGAAGGAGAGATGGATGAAATTTCTGAAGAAGAAATGACAGAAGCCATCAAATTTGCGCATGAGGCCATTAAAATACAATGTGCCGCTCAAATAAAATTAGCTGAAGCTTTTGGAAAGAAAGAGGTAAGAGAATACGATCCTGAAAGAGAAGATGAGGAACTTGCCAAAAAAGTACATGACCTTGCGTATGATAAAGTCTACGCTGTTGCTAAAGCAGGTTCTGCAAAACACGAGCGCAGCGCCGCTTTTGATAATATCAAAGAAGAAATAAAAGCATCATTTTCTGAAGAGGAATTGGATGATTTTGGAGATTTAGTTTCAAAGTACTTCTACAAAGCAGAAAAAGCTGCGGTAAGAGACTTAACTCTTAACGATGGTCTACGACTAGATGGTAGAAAAACGGATGAAATCAGGCCAATTTGGTGTGAAATCGATTATTTACCCTCTGTTCATGGTTCATCTATATTTACAAGAGGGGAAACTCAGGCATTGGCAACAGTAACCTTAGGAACTTCAAGAGAAGCAAATAAAGTAGATATGCCGTCTTATGAAGGCGAAGAAACCTTCTATTTACACTATAATTTTCCTCCTTTTTCCACTGGTGAGGCACGTCCAATACGTGGTACTTCCCGTAGAGAGGTTGGTCATGGAAATTTGGCGCAGCGTGCCTTAAAAGGTATGATTCCTGAGGATTGCCCATATACGGTAAGGGTCGTATCCGAAGTATTGGAATCCAATGGGTCTTCTTCAATGGCAACGGTTTGTTCAGGAACAATGGCATTGATGGACGCCGGTATTCAATTGAAAAAACCTGTATCCGGTATTGCTATGGGACTGATTTCTGATGCCGATTCAGGAAATTATGCAGTTCTTTCCGATATTTTAGGTGATGAAGATCACTTGGGAGATATGGACTTCAAAGTTACAGGTACTGCTGATGGTATTACTGCCTGCCAAATGGATATTAAAGTCAAAGGACTTTCCTATGAAATTTTGGTTAAGGCTTTAATGCAAGCCAAAGAAGGCAGATTGCATATTCTCGAAAAATTGACAGACACTATTGATGCTCCAAGAGCGGATGTGAAATCCTACGCACCAAAAATTGTTACCAAAATTATTCCTGGAGAATATATTGGTGCCGTAATCGGTTCTGGTGGAAAAGTGATTCAAGAATTGCAAAAAGAGACCAATACAACAATTGTTATCAATGAAGATCCTGATACAGAAGAAGGTATTGTTGAAATTTTGGGTACAGGCCAAGAAGGCATTGATGCCGTTATTGCCAAAATAGAGGCATTAATGTTCAAACCTGAAGTTGGTAGCGTCTATGAGGTCAAAGTAATAAAGATGCTGGACTTTGGTGCTGTAGTCGAATATGTTGATGCGCCCGGTAACGAAGTATTGCTTCATGTATCAGAACTGGCATGGGAGCGCACAGAAAATGTTTCCGATGTTGTTAACATGGGAGATGTTTTTGATGTAAAATATTTTGGTCTTGATCCAAGAACCAGAAAAGAAAAAGTTTCAAGAAAAGCTTTGCTTCCAAAACCGGAAGGTTATGTTGAACGACCACCAAGAAATGATAGAGGTGGTGATCGTAGAGGTGGCGGTGACCGCAGAGGTGGAAATCGTGATAGAAAACCGAGAAGGGATTAA
- the rpsO gene encoding 30S ribosomal protein S15, whose protein sequence is MYLTKEVKAEIFKKHGGSEGNTGSTEGQIALFTHRINHLTTHLKRNHKDYNTERSLVKLVGKRRSLLDYLKKKDIEKYRSLIKELGIRK, encoded by the coding sequence ATGTATTTAACGAAAGAAGTAAAAGCTGAAATTTTTAAGAAACACGGCGGATCTGAAGGGAACACTGGTTCTACGGAAGGGCAAATAGCTTTGTTTACACACCGTATCAACCACCTAACAACACATTTAAAAAGAAACCATAAGGACTATAATACAGAGCGTTCTTTGGTAAAATTGGTAGGTAAAAGACGTAGTCTTTTGGATTATTTAAAGAAAAAAGATATTGAAAAATACCGTTCTTTGATTAAAGAACTTGGTATTAGAAAATAA
- the accD gene encoding acetyl-CoA carboxylase, carboxyltransferase subunit beta produces the protein MSSWFKRKEKGIQTATEEKKDTPKGLWYKSPTGKIVESEELAKNYYVSPEDDYHVRIGSKEYFEILFDDNKFKELDENISSKDPLKFVDTKKYSERLKAAQQKTGLTDAIRTAVGKSMGKEIVIACMDFSFIGGSMGSVVGEKIARAIDHAKKKKVPFLMISKSGGARMMEAALSLMQLAKTSAKLAQLAEAKIPYISLCTDPTTGGTTASYAMLGDINISEPGALIGFAGPRVVKDTVGKDLPEGFQTSEFVKEHGFLDFITHRKDLKKKVNLYIDLIQNLPVRE, from the coding sequence ATGTCATCTTGGTTTAAAAGAAAGGAAAAAGGAATACAAACTGCTACTGAGGAAAAAAAGGATACTCCAAAGGGGCTCTGGTATAAATCCCCTACAGGAAAAATTGTTGAATCCGAGGAGTTGGCAAAAAATTATTATGTAAGCCCAGAAGACGACTATCACGTAAGAATTGGAAGCAAGGAATATTTTGAAATTCTTTTTGATGACAATAAATTTAAGGAGCTTGATGAGAACATATCCTCTAAAGACCCTTTGAAGTTTGTTGATACCAAAAAATATTCAGAACGTTTGAAAGCTGCTCAGCAAAAAACCGGTCTAACCGATGCTATTAGGACAGCAGTGGGAAAATCAATGGGAAAGGAAATCGTTATTGCCTGTATGGACTTTAGTTTTATAGGAGGTTCCATGGGAAGTGTCGTTGGAGAGAAAATTGCCAGGGCCATTGACCATGCAAAAAAGAAAAAAGTACCATTTTTAATGATTTCGAAATCAGGAGGTGCCCGTATGATGGAAGCCGCATTATCACTGATGCAATTGGCAAAAACCTCTGCAAAGTTGGCTCAATTGGCTGAGGCTAAAATACCTTATATATCGCTGTGCACAGATCCAACTACAGGGGGCACTACCGCATCCTATGCAATGCTTGGCGATATCAATATTTCTGAACCGGGTGCTTTAATAGGTTTTGCAGGACCCAGAGTTGTAAAGGATACTGTGGGGAAAGATTTACCTGAAGGTTTCCAGACATCAGAATTTGTAAAAGAGCATGGGTTTTTAGATTTCATTACCCACCGAAAGGATTTGAAAAAAAAGGTCAATTTATATATTGATTTGATACAAAATCTACCCGTGAGAGAATAA
- the fbaA gene encoding class II fructose-bisphosphate aldolase, translating into MSHNIKPGVATGDEVQAIFDHAKKHGYALPAVNVIGSNTINAVLETAAELNSPVIVQFSNGGAQFNAGKGLSNENQKAAILGAVAGAKHVHQLAEAYGATVILHTDHCAKKLLPWIDGLLDASEQHYASTGKSLFSSHMIDLSEEPIEENIEICKGYLERMSKMDMTLEIELGVTGGEEDGVDNTDVDDSKLYTQPEEVAYAYEELSKVSPKFTVAAAFGNVHGVYKPGNVKLTPKILENSQEFVSKKYGVGHNHIDFVFHGGSGSTVAEIREAIGYGVIKMNIDTDLQYAFLSGVRDYVQDKSGYLQSQIGNPDGEDQPNKKFYDPRVWLRSGEKAFVERLKKAFEDLNNINTL; encoded by the coding sequence ATGTCCCACAATATTAAGCCAGGCGTTGCTACAGGAGATGAAGTACAAGCAATTTTTGATCATGCCAAAAAACATGGCTATGCATTGCCAGCAGTCAACGTAATAGGATCCAATACAATAAATGCAGTCCTAGAAACTGCTGCTGAGCTAAATTCGCCGGTCATAGTCCAATTTTCCAATGGTGGAGCCCAGTTTAATGCGGGTAAAGGATTATCCAATGAAAATCAAAAAGCTGCTATTTTAGGAGCTGTTGCTGGAGCAAAACATGTACATCAATTGGCGGAAGCTTATGGGGCGACCGTTATATTGCATACAGATCATTGTGCCAAAAAACTATTACCTTGGATCGATGGACTTTTAGATGCCAGTGAGCAACACTATGCTTCAACAGGAAAATCTTTGTTCAGCTCGCACATGATAGATCTTTCCGAAGAACCTATAGAAGAGAATATAGAAATCTGTAAGGGTTATTTGGAGCGAATGAGCAAAATGGATATGACCCTAGAAATAGAATTGGGGGTCACTGGAGGCGAAGAGGATGGTGTTGACAATACCGATGTCGATGATTCCAAATTGTATACACAGCCAGAAGAAGTGGCCTATGCATATGAAGAACTTTCAAAAGTAAGTCCAAAATTTACCGTAGCAGCTGCGTTTGGTAACGTACATGGTGTTTACAAGCCCGGTAATGTAAAGCTGACTCCAAAAATTCTTGAAAATTCCCAAGAATTCGTCTCAAAAAAATACGGAGTAGGTCATAATCACATTGATTTTGTTTTTCATGGAGGTTCTGGCTCAACCGTAGCGGAAATTAGGGAAGCCATTGGCTATGGTGTTATAAAAATGAATATTGATACAGATTTACAATACGCCTTCCTTTCAGGGGTTAGGGATTACGTGCAGGATAAGTCAGGATATTTACAATCCCAAATAGGCAATCCAGATGGTGAAGACCAGCCCAATAAAAAGTTTTATGACCCAAGAGTTTGGTTGCGTTCTGGAGAAAAGGCCTTTGTTGAACGCTTAAAAAAAGCATTTGAAGACCTCAATAATATCAACACGCTATAA